One genomic segment of Streptomyces niveus includes these proteins:
- a CDS encoding STM4015 family protein, whose product MTVSNHLQELDGLPAFDFPDAEAEPKAKLPDAGSVAWRVGVDAYDSEEEWEEAFARFLAAVDSTQVRALIVGAWSEAYDTAPDEVTGALVAASDRLPSLRALFVGDITYEECEISWINQAATGPLINAFPQLHSFGVRGGQGLDMAGIKHEGLRSLTVETGGLDAGVVRDIGAADLPALEHLDIWLGVSWYGANTIVADLDPFLTGARLPALKSLALRNSEIQDEIAAALAGAPVVARLETLDLSMGTLGDEGAEALLSGQPLTHLKKLDLHHHYLSEPMEKRLRETLEPAGVVVDLSERESARDDESRYTAVAE is encoded by the coding sequence CGACGCCGAAGCCGAACCGAAGGCGAAGCTCCCCGACGCGGGCTCGGTGGCCTGGCGTGTCGGCGTCGACGCGTACGACAGCGAGGAGGAGTGGGAGGAGGCGTTCGCCCGCTTCCTCGCCGCCGTCGACTCCACACAGGTCCGCGCGCTGATCGTGGGCGCCTGGAGCGAGGCGTACGACACCGCGCCGGACGAGGTGACGGGCGCCCTCGTCGCGGCGAGCGACCGGCTTCCCTCGCTGCGGGCGCTGTTCGTAGGTGACATCACCTACGAGGAGTGCGAGATCTCCTGGATCAACCAGGCGGCGACGGGCCCCCTGATCAACGCCTTCCCGCAGCTCCACTCGTTCGGGGTGCGCGGTGGCCAGGGGCTGGACATGGCCGGCATCAAGCACGAAGGGCTGCGTTCGCTGACTGTCGAGACGGGCGGTCTGGACGCCGGGGTGGTGCGTGACATCGGCGCGGCCGATCTGCCCGCGCTGGAGCATCTGGACATCTGGCTGGGGGTTTCCTGGTACGGGGCGAACACGATCGTGGCGGACCTGGATCCGTTCCTCACCGGGGCCCGGCTGCCCGCGCTGAAGTCACTGGCCCTGCGGAACAGCGAGATCCAGGACGAGATAGCCGCCGCTCTGGCGGGAGCGCCGGTCGTGGCCCGCCTGGAGACGCTCGACCTGTCGATGGGCACCCTCGGGGACGAGGGCGCGGAGGCGCTGCTCAGTGGGCAGCCGCTCACGCACCTCAAGAAGCTCGATCTTCACCACCACTATCTGAGCGAGCCGATGGAGAAGCGGCTCCGCGAGACGCTGGAGCCCGCCGGGGTGGTCGTGGACCTCTCCGAGCGCGAGTCCGCGAGGGACGACGAGTCGCGCTACACGGCGGTGGCCGAATGA